A genomic stretch from Desulfotignum balticum DSM 7044 includes:
- a CDS encoding TRAP transporter large permease, producing the protein MMMFGISLLIMLLLGFPFMVTLLGSLILYIAVYMPDFAPKMLVTMVQQVIAGVTPPALVCVPMFILSASIITSGESATRLIRMIKVFVGHLPGGLPITTNASCTLFGAVSGSTQATVAAIGGTMRPMLLEAGYKSSFTLGLIINSSDIAFLIPPSIGFIVYGVATSTSIGMLFLAGILPGLMILVMFSIYCYVYSKVTHVGTLPRASMAERIDAVKGGLPVMGFPVIIVGGIYTGILSPTEAAAAAVFYALILEIIVFRSLTRERIIDAFLQTGVITGVVFILVGAGQAFSFLIGFLQLPDQLLPPLFGTDPSMLRVITIVVVVYFVACMFVDPIVAIFILSPVFQPYVVGAGVDPILLGTLVTLQAAIGSATPPFGCDIFTAQLIFRRPYLEVIGHALPFLLILILATVLLITFPQIALFLPNLAMGG; encoded by the coding sequence ATGATGATGTTCGGAATCAGTCTGTTGATCATGCTTTTACTGGGATTTCCCTTTATGGTAACCCTGCTGGGCTCCTTGATCCTCTACATTGCCGTGTATATGCCCGATTTCGCTCCGAAAATGCTGGTTACCATGGTGCAGCAGGTGATTGCCGGTGTCACCCCGCCGGCCCTGGTTTGCGTACCCATGTTCATCCTGTCCGCCTCCATCATCACTTCCGGAGAATCCGCCACCCGCCTGATCCGCATGATCAAGGTGTTTGTGGGCCATCTGCCCGGGGGGCTGCCCATTACCACCAACGCCTCCTGCACTCTGTTCGGGGCCGTGTCCGGATCCACCCAGGCCACGGTGGCGGCCATCGGCGGCACCATGCGCCCCATGCTCCTGGAAGCCGGATATAAAAGCTCTTTTACCCTGGGGCTGATTATCAATTCCAGCGACATCGCATTTCTCATCCCCCCCAGCATCGGGTTTATCGTTTACGGGGTCGCCACCTCCACCTCCATCGGCATGCTGTTTCTGGCAGGCATCCTGCCGGGACTCATGATCCTGGTGATGTTTTCCATTTACTGCTATGTGTATTCAAAGGTCACCCACGTGGGCACACTTCCCAGAGCCTCCATGGCCGAACGCATCGATGCCGTCAAAGGAGGCCTGCCCGTCATGGGGTTTCCCGTCATCATCGTAGGCGGCATCTACACGGGTATTTTAAGCCCCACGGAAGCGGCGGCCGCCGCCGTGTTCTACGCCCTGATTTTGGAAATCATTGTGTTCAGAAGCCTGACCCGGGAACGGATCATTGATGCGTTTCTCCAGACCGGGGTGATCACCGGGGTGGTGTTCATTCTGGTGGGGGCCGGCCAGGCATTTTCCTTTCTCATCGGGTTTCTCCAGCTGCCGGACCAGCTGCTGCCGCCATTGTTCGGCACGGATCCTTCCATGCTGCGGGTAATCACCATTGTGGTGGTGGTGTATTTTGTGGCCTGCATGTTTGTGGACCCCATTGTGGCGATCTTCATTTTAAGTCCGGTGTTCCAGCCCTATGTGGTCGGGGCCGGCGTGGATCCCATCCTTTTGGGTACCCTGGTCACCCTTCAGGCCGCCATCGGATCTGCCACCCCGCCATTCGGATGCGACATCTTCACGGCCCAGCTCATTTTCAGACGTCCCTATCTGGAGGTGATCGGCCATGCCCTGCCCTTTCTGCTCATCCTGATTCTGGCAACAGTTCTGCTCATCACTTTCCCCCAGATCGCGCTGTTTCTGCCCAATCTGGCCATGGGGGGATAA
- a CDS encoding TRAP transporter small permease — MDPKQKTRNPLQQLNHNIGVVVNSLEVSILVICVAALAVLLIANVFARTFFSSIYFAEEISRFLVMLITFTGVSYGVRKARHIRMGAFLDAMPPKMEKTFIMIICLISAVVMGIMCIASWEYLTNAMAKGHMTPALRVPKWTFYVIMPIGFGLAAIQYFRTIIKNFTESDPWQSPDQQSEYEDEIIGGPRP; from the coding sequence ATGGACCCAAAGCAGAAAACCCGCAATCCCCTTCAGCAGCTCAATCACAATATCGGTGTGGTGGTCAACAGCCTGGAGGTCTCCATCCTGGTAATCTGCGTGGCTGCCCTGGCCGTTCTGCTCATAGCCAATGTATTTGCCCGCACCTTTTTCTCCAGTATCTATTTTGCCGAAGAGATTTCCCGGTTCCTGGTGATGCTCATCACCTTCACCGGGGTGAGCTATGGCGTGCGAAAGGCCCGGCACATCCGCATGGGCGCGTTTCTGGATGCCATGCCCCCGAAAATGGAAAAAACCTTTATCATGATCATCTGCCTGATCTCCGCCGTGGTCATGGGCATCATGTGCATCGCGTCCTGGGAGTACCTGACCAACGCCATGGCCAAGGGACACATGACCCCGGCCCTGCGGGTCCCCAAATGGACCTTTTACGTGATCATGCCCATCGGTTTCGGCCTGGCCGCCATCCAGTATTTCCGCACCATCATCAAAAATTTCACGGAATCCGACCCCTGGCAGTCCCCGGACCAGCAAAGTGAATACGAAGATGAAATCATCGGAGGGCCCCGACCATGA
- the dctP gene encoding TRAP transporter substrate-binding protein DctP — MKRTLTKLAVIVFAGIFCLTAAPAFAENYTGKPILAKLASEEIEGDFMTVWANNFSDHMKEWTDGKINITVYPYGTLGALGDINELAQMGVVEYVFSDYAWISAFVPQAQVLALNYIFPTENVPETIDWIVRNGKFFPLLEKAFRDNDLVPLAVMFEGWQWVSSNKKITSLADIKGQKLRVMSSKLLVEDYKAYGAVPTPMDYGEVYSGLQMGLIDGQVNPLFAIYSMKFFEVQKYVTQLKSEPFLGIPTVNKEFFDSLPQNVQDEMKRFWVDAIIPAGNWIMERNASDKEKMLAAKPDLEFNELDDDAIAEFKAAAETVYPKFTEIGGDGADEILEALLADIEAAKAALK; from the coding sequence ATGAAACGAACACTCACCAAACTGGCAGTCATTGTTTTCGCAGGGATATTCTGCCTGACCGCAGCCCCTGCCTTTGCTGAAAACTACACGGGCAAACCCATCCTTGCCAAACTGGCATCTGAAGAGATCGAAGGCGATTTCATGACCGTGTGGGCAAACAATTTTTCCGATCACATGAAAGAATGGACTGACGGCAAGATCAACATTACCGTGTACCCCTACGGCACGCTGGGGGCGCTTGGCGATATCAACGAGCTGGCACAGATGGGGGTGGTGGAATATGTGTTTTCCGATTACGCCTGGATCAGCGCGTTTGTCCCCCAGGCCCAGGTGCTGGCCCTGAACTATATCTTTCCCACGGAAAACGTGCCTGAAACCATTGACTGGATCGTACGCAACGGCAAGTTTTTTCCGCTGCTGGAAAAAGCGTTCCGCGACAATGATCTGGTGCCGCTGGCCGTGATGTTTGAAGGATGGCAATGGGTTTCCTCCAACAAGAAAATCACCTCCCTGGCCGACATCAAGGGCCAGAAACTGCGGGTAATGTCTTCCAAACTCCTGGTGGAGGATTACAAGGCCTATGGCGCCGTGCCCACGCCGATGGATTACGGCGAAGTATACTCCGGCCTGCAGATGGGGCTCATCGACGGCCAGGTCAACCCGCTGTTCGCCATCTACAGCATGAAGTTCTTTGAAGTCCAGAAATACGTCACCCAGCTCAAGAGCGAACCGTTTCTGGGGATTCCCACGGTCAACAAAGAATTTTTCGACAGCCTGCCCCAGAATGTGCAGGACGAGATGAAACGGTTCTGGGTGGATGCCATCATTCCGGCCGGCAACTGGATCATGGAACGAAATGCCTCTGACAAGGAAAAAATGCTGGCCGCCAAACCGGACCTGGAGTTCAATGAACTGGACGATGATGCTATCGCCGAATTCAAAGCAGCTGCTGAAACCGTGTATCCCAAATTCACCGAAATCGGCGGTGATGGGGCCGACGAAATTCTGGAAGCATTGCTGGCGGATATCGAAGCAGCCAAAGCCGCTTTAAAGTAA
- a CDS encoding M20 metallopeptidase family protein: MNPAPANQAELDRQIKALEPEVIRLYRHFHQYPELGFKEFRTAEFIETYLADLGLDPFRSAGTGVAAVLDSGNPGPTLMLRADMDALPVTEAAGLDFASKNPGVMHACGHDAHMAMLLAAARVLTDHGTVLKGKIKLVFQPNEEAAGAIYMIEEGIMENPKVDAAMGIHIWSQIPSGQVGISAGTVMGGLDVFKLRIKGKGGHTGYPHQAVDPVIAAAGVIQGVQAIQTREMDAREPTIIMFGRLNAGEKANIIPEHADLEGTIRFLTALPEHSPDNPTQKFIRICEHICDAHRCTCAIDINHENIPLVNDEHMVKMARRTAARVFGSLDAVVESRYIASEDFSEFSSRVPGVFLFLGCADPAKGTDVSHHHPAFAIDESVLTKGVALHVHGALTFLNQT; this comes from the coding sequence ATGAACCCAGCCCCGGCCAATCAGGCAGAACTAGACCGGCAGATCAAGGCACTGGAACCGGAAGTGATCCGGCTGTACCGGCACTTTCACCAGTATCCGGAACTGGGGTTTAAGGAATTCAGAACCGCTGAATTCATTGAAACCTATCTGGCGGATCTGGGACTGGACCCGTTCCGGTCGGCCGGCACGGGTGTGGCCGCCGTGCTGGATTCAGGCAATCCCGGGCCCACGCTCATGCTCAGAGCCGACATGGATGCCCTGCCCGTGACCGAAGCCGCGGGTCTGGATTTTGCCTCGAAAAACCCTGGGGTGATGCACGCCTGCGGCCACGACGCCCACATGGCCATGCTGCTGGCAGCGGCCCGGGTTCTGACAGACCACGGCACCGTGTTAAAAGGAAAGATCAAGCTGGTGTTCCAGCCCAACGAAGAAGCCGCCGGGGCCATTTACATGATCGAAGAAGGCATCATGGAAAACCCGAAAGTGGACGCAGCTATGGGGATTCATATCTGGAGCCAGATTCCTTCGGGACAGGTGGGCATTTCCGCCGGCACGGTCATGGGCGGCCTGGATGTATTTAAACTCAGAATCAAAGGCAAAGGCGGCCACACGGGCTATCCCCATCAGGCCGTGGATCCGGTGATTGCCGCCGCCGGAGTCATCCAGGGGGTCCAGGCGATTCAGACCCGGGAAATGGATGCCAGAGAACCCACCATTATCATGTTCGGCAGACTGAACGCCGGGGAAAAAGCCAACATCATCCCGGAACATGCGGATCTCGAAGGCACTATCCGGTTTCTGACCGCCCTGCCCGAACACAGCCCGGACAATCCCACCCAGAAGTTCATCCGCATCTGTGAGCACATCTGTGACGCCCACCGGTGTACCTGTGCCATTGATATCAATCATGAAAACATTCCCCTGGTCAATGATGAGCACATGGTGAAGATGGCCCGGCGGACCGCAGCCAGGGTATTTGGATCTTTAGATGCCGTGGTGGAATCCCGGTATATCGCCAGCGAGGATTTCAGTGAATTTTCATCCCGGGTACCCGGCGTGTTTTTGTTTCTGGGATGCGCCGACCCGGCAAAGGGCACGGATGTGTCCCATCATCACCCGGCATTTGCCATTGACGAATCCGTTTTAACGAAAGGAGTGGCCTTACATGTTCATGGGGCACTGACGTTTCTGAACCAGACATGA
- a CDS encoding M24 family metallopeptidase, with product MTLFSRTEYMDRIQRTKAAMADRGIGLLVVCDPANMNYLTGYDGWSFYVPQAVLVIDDQEEPVWIGRNMDVNGAVHTAFIKKENMVGYPDDYVQSPVKHPMNFVADFIKQKEWDKKTIGVETDAYYYTARSDAELKKTLGKDTLADGNLLVNWVRIIKSDAEIALMSQAGKIAEKVMATALENLVPGKRECDAVAAVFQAQAAGTPEFGGDYPAIVPMMPTGEKTSAPHLTWTDDPYQAGQAVNLELAGCRHRYHCPIARTAFLGPNPPQKLSDLADITVEGLNLTLDTIKPGMTGEDVERVWRKHIAKKGFEKESRIGYSMGLNYPPDWGEHTASLRPGDKTILAPGMTFHMILGMWMDNFGFECSESFRVTKTGAKTFARFDRKLFVID from the coding sequence CAGACCGGGGCATCGGACTGCTGGTGGTGTGTGATCCGGCCAACATGAACTATCTCACGGGATATGACGGCTGGTCCTTTTATGTGCCCCAGGCCGTCCTGGTGATCGACGACCAGGAGGAACCCGTATGGATCGGCCGGAACATGGATGTCAACGGGGCCGTGCATACCGCGTTTATCAAAAAAGAAAACATGGTCGGATACCCGGATGACTATGTCCAGTCTCCCGTCAAACACCCCATGAACTTTGTGGCCGACTTTATCAAACAAAAAGAATGGGACAAAAAAACCATCGGGGTGGAAACGGATGCCTATTACTACACGGCCCGAAGTGATGCGGAACTGAAAAAAACCCTGGGCAAAGATACCCTGGCAGACGGCAACCTCCTGGTGAACTGGGTGCGCATCATCAAGTCGGACGCAGAAATCGCCCTGATGAGCCAAGCAGGGAAAATTGCGGAAAAGGTGATGGCCACGGCTTTGGAAAACCTGGTGCCCGGCAAAAGAGAATGCGATGCCGTGGCAGCGGTATTCCAGGCCCAGGCAGCGGGAACCCCCGAATTCGGCGGGGATTATCCGGCCATCGTGCCCATGATGCCCACGGGAGAAAAAACCTCGGCCCCCCACCTGACCTGGACGGATGATCCCTATCAGGCCGGCCAGGCCGTGAACCTGGAGCTGGCCGGGTGCCGGCACCGGTACCACTGCCCCATCGCCCGCACCGCGTTTCTGGGACCCAACCCGCCCCAAAAACTGTCGGATCTGGCCGACATCACCGTGGAAGGGTTGAACCTGACCCTGGACACCATCAAACCGGGCATGACCGGCGAAGATGTCGAGCGGGTATGGCGCAAGCATATCGCCAAAAAAGGGTTTGAGAAAGAATCCCGCATCGGCTATTCCATGGGCCTGAACTATCCGCCGGACTGGGGGGAACACACGGCCAGCCTGCGGCCCGGAGACAAAACAATACTGGCACCGGGCATGACCTTTCACATGATTTTAGGCATGTGGATGGACAATTTCGGGTTTGAATGCTCGGAATCCTTCCGGGTCACAAAAACCGGGGCCAAAACCTTTGCCAGGTTTGACCGCAAACTGTTTGTCATCGACTGA